The following are encoded in a window of Vicugna pacos chromosome 2, VicPac4, whole genome shotgun sequence genomic DNA:
- the PABPC4L gene encoding polyadenylate-binding protein 4-like — MNVAAKYRQASLYVGDLHADVTEDLLFRKFSAVGPVLSIRICRDLVTRRSLGYAYVNFLQLADAQKALDTMNFDLIKGKSIRLMWSQRDAYLRKSGIGNVFIKNLDKSIDNKTLYEHFSAFGKILSSKVMSDDQGSRGYAFVHFQNQIAADRAIEEMNGALLKDCRLFVGRFKSRKDREAELQNKANEFTNVYVKNFGDDLDDEKLKEVFSKYGKTLSVKVMTDSSGKSKGFGFVSFDSHEAAKKAVEEMNGKDINGQLLFVGRAQKKAERQAELKQMFEQLKQERFRRCQGAKLYIKNLDETIDDEKLRREFSSFGSISRVKVMQEEGRSKGFGLICFSSPEEATKALTEMNGRILGSKPLNIALAQRP; from the coding sequence ATGAATGTAGCAGCCAAGTACCGCCAGGCCTCCCTGTATGTGGGTGACCTCCATGCAGACGTCACCGAGGACCTGCTGTTCAGGAAGTTCAGCGCTGTGGGGCCCGTGCTGTCCATCCGCATCTGCAGGGACCTGGTCACCCGCCGCTCTCTGGGCTATGCCTACGTGAACTTCCTGCAGCTGGCAGATGCTCAGAAGGCCCTGGACACCATGAACTTTGACCTGATAAAGGGCAAATCCATCCGTCTCATGTGGTCTCAACGTGACGCCTACTTAAGGAAATCTGGAATTGGGAACGTGTTCATCAAGAATCTGGACAAATCCATTGATAACAAAACCCTTTATGAGCATTTTTCAGCTTTTGGGAAGATCTTATCCTCTAAAGTGATGAGTGATGATCAAGGCTCCCGGGGCTATGCATTTGTGCACTTTCAGAACCAGATTGCGGCCGACAGGGCCATCGAGGAGATGAATGGGGCGCTGCTTAAGGACTGCAGGCTGTTTGTTGGCAGATTCAAAAGCCGTAAAGATCGGGAAGCCGAGCTCCAAAACAAAGCCAATGAATTCACCAATGTTTACGTCAAAAACTTCGGAGATGACTTGGATGATGAGAAATTGAAGGAAGTTTTCAGCAAATATGGCAAAACCCTAAGTGTTAAGGTGATGACAGATTCCAGTGGGAAATCCAAAGGCTTTGGCTTTGTGAGTTTTGATAGCCATGAGGCTGCCAAAAAGGCTGTTGAAGAAATGAATGGAAAGGACATAAACGGACAGCTGCTTTTTGTAGGCCGGGCACAAAAGAAAGCAGAGCGACAGGCTGAGTTAAAGCAAATGTTTGAGCAGCTGAAACAGGAAAGATTTCGTCGGTGCCAGGGGGCGAAGCTCTATATTAAGAACCTCGATGAGACCATTGATGACGAAAAACTTCGAAGGGAATTTTCTTCATTTGGGTCAATTAGCAGAGTTAAGGTAATGCAAGAAGAAGGGCGAAGCAAAGGGTTTGGCTTGATCTGCTTCTCCTCTCCTGAGGAGGCCACGAAAGCATTGACTGAGATGAATGGCCGCATCTTGGGCTCCAAGCCTCTCAACATCGCCCTGGCCCAGAGGCCCTAG